One cyanobiont of Ornithocercus magnificus DNA segment encodes these proteins:
- a CDS encoding AbrB family transcriptional regulator: MPLPLTLLIYIMAGTVVGLLAIWTGIPAAPLAGALVGTAAVSMSGRLDTASWPAGTKTALEIGIGTVIGASLTREVLQQLATLWRPAVLITVTLVVTGLVVGLWSSRLFGIDPLVLLLGAAPGGISGMSLVGSNFGVGSAVAALHAVRLITVLLVLPVVVKLLLPRGLDPS; encoded by the coding sequence GGCTTGCTCGCGATTTGGACCGGTATCCCAGCAGCACCGTTAGCTGGGGCGCTTGTCGGTACAGCAGCTGTAAGCATGAGTGGACGTCTAGATACGGCCAGCTGGCCAGCTGGTACAAAGACAGCCCTAGAAATTGGCATCGGTACTGTAATAGGAGCAAGTTTAACAAGGGAGGTATTGCAACAGCTGGCGACTCTTTGGCGACCTGCAGTGCTGATCACAGTTACCCTAGTAGTTACCGGGCTTGTAGTTGGCCTCTGGAGCAGCCGTCTCTTTGGGATTGATCCCTTAGTTTTGTTGCTAGGTGCTGCCCCCGGTGGTATTAGTGGCATGAGCCTTGTGGGGTCAAACTTTGGGGTTGGAAGTGCTGTTGCTGCTCTGCACGCAGTCAGATTGATCACCGTGCTGTTAGTACTTCCAGTAGTGGTCAAGCTACTACTGCCGCGCGGTCTGGACCCTTCCTGA
- a CDS encoding penicillin amidase produces the protein MLRQCFCCARFVGPAILLSGFVLASLPGNTASGSGGDKGARVYCYMRSNNNNHAVSWQAAYALIKRQSSGLFKTSPEHAAVMITETVVDRPEDHPGCARFLGDLFGKPRSGSYPSDSETPAKTPVLIPDDGSDRYSY, from the coding sequence ATGCTCAGGCAGTGTTTCTGTTGCGCACGCTTTGTTGGTCCGGCAATTCTCCTCAGTGGTTTTGTTCTAGCCTCATTGCCGGGTAACACTGCATCTGGTAGTGGCGGTGATAAGGGTGCTAGGGTCTATTGCTATATGCGCAGCAATAACAATAACCATGCTGTGAGTTGGCAAGCTGCTTATGCTCTTATCAAGCGCCAAAGCAGTGGTCTGTTTAAAACCTCGCCAGAGCATGCAGCAGTGATGATTACAGAAACTGTGGTAGACAGACCAGAGGATCATCCCGGTTGCGCTCGCTTCTTAGGTGACCTCTTCGGCAAGCCTAGAAGTGGCAGTTACCCATCGGATAGCGAGACTCCTGCTAAGACCCCTGTGCTAATCCCAGATGATGGCTCTGATCGCTACAGTTATTAA